The sequence TCGCAATCCCTGTCAGGCACGCGGGAATGGGCGGGCGCACAATGCGCGCCTCCTCTCCCGGACGCACATCATGAACATTCCTCGCAGACCCTTCGGCAACAGCGGCCTTACGGTCTCCGCGCTCGGCTTCGGTGCCGGCCAGATCGGCGACGAGGCGCTGCCGGAAGACCAGGTCGGGCAGCTGCTCAACCGCGCGCTCGACCTGGGCATCAACCTCTTGGACACGGCGCGCGGCTACGGCGTCTCCGAGGCGCGCATCGGCCGCCACCTCGCACACCGCCGCGGCGAGTTCGTGCTCTCCACCAAGGTGGGCTACGGCATCCCGGGCTACGCGGACTGGACCTACGAGTGCATTCTGGCCGGCATCGACACCGCACTCGGCCTGATGCGCACCGATGTCATCGACATCGTGCACCTGCACTCCTGCCCCCTGCAGGTATTGCAACAGGGCGCTGTCATCGACGCACTCGATCGCGCACGCGAGGCGGGCAAGATCCGTGTCGCCGCCTACTCGGGCGAGAACGCCGAACTCGAATGGGCAGCCACAAGTGGCCGCTTCGGCAGCCTGCAGTGCTCGATGAACCTGTGTGACCAGCGCGCCTTGCGCGGGCCGATCGCCCAGGCTTCGGCACGCGACATCGGCGTGATCGCCAAACGCGCCGTGGCCAACGCACCCTGGCGCTTTGACGAACGCCCTCACGGCCACTACTGCGAGGAGTACTGGCATCGCTGGAAGACCCTGGCGATCGATCCGCAGGGCCTGGACTGGCAGGAGCTGGCGATCCGCTACAGCGCCTTCGCGCCGGGGGTGGGCAGCGCCATCATCGGCACCACGTCGGCGACGCACCTTGAGCGCAACATCGGCTACGTGGCGCGCGGCCCGTTGGACGATGCCCTGCGCGACGAGATCGACGCGGCCTTCCAGCGCCACGACCAGAACTGGACCGGCCAACTCTGAACCCGATCCTGGACCCGCCGGGCGCGGCACGAGGGCAACGCGGCGCGTTCTTGAAATCAGGTTACAGCGCGCGGGTTAAGTGGCCGCCGGACTATATTGAGTCTGGATCATCGTTCTGGGCGGCCCTCGATGACGGCGGAGCAAGGCGATCCAGCCAAGAAGAATGAGAACGGACCCCGCCGCCGATCGCTGCGGGAACTGGCCTTCCGCTGGCCGCGCACGACGGCCGCGATCTGCTTCGCGACACTCGCGCTCATCTTCGTTGTCCTGACCGCCCGCGAGGCCTTCCAGCTTCACGATCTGGCGGTGGACCGGCGACACCGTGAGCTTGAATACCGGGCGCTGGTCATCCAGGACAACCTGACGGCCGGCCTGCGGACGCTCTCGTTCATGCGGGCTACCGCCGAGCACTTCCTGGAACGGCGCCCCTCGGATGCGGAATTTGCCGCCCAGCCCGCCCTGCAGGACGCCTCGCGGCTGCGCGAACAACGGACCTGGTCGATCGAGGTCGAGCGGAACAGCCCGCCGATACAGGGCGTGCAGTCCGAAGTACTCGCCGGCCTACCCGGATTCCAGCGCAGGGAGGACAGTTTTCCTGCCGACCTGCTGCTCGGTGCGCTGATGAGCCGCGCGCTCGGGCAGAGCGTGGCGGAGCATCCCTTTGCCGCGCGCATGGTCTTCGTTTCCAGCAACGGCTTCTTCGTCTCCTACCCGATGGTGCCGGACGAGCGGATCGAAGAACTCCTGAAGATCGCCGCCTTCCGCCCCTACTTCCAGGGCGCGCTCCGGCGGGTCGCGGGGGCAAACCCCTATGTGCTCCCGAGCAGCCCCATGCGCGAAGCGCAAGTCGGACGACAGGTCCTGGCCTTCTCCACGCCGGTGCGCGTGCATGGCACCTTCCGCGGCGCCATGGTCCTGATCGCCCACAAGGTCTATCTGGATCGCCTGCTGCAGTCCGCCTCGGTGTCCAGCCGCGGCGCCCTGCTGCTGAACAAGCGCGGCGAAGTGATCGCAGCGCGCGACAGCGACTCGCCCGTAGATGCAGGCACCTTTTCGATCCTCTACCCGATCGCCCGCTCCGGCCCCTCGCAACCCCAGTACGGGGCGCTCACCTGGCCGGACCACGGCAAGATCCTCTACCGCTGGGTCAACGAGGACTGGCTGCTCGCACAACCCGTCTCCTACTGGGAGCTCTACGGTCCGACCCTGCTGCGCCTCACGCCGCTGGCCATCACCCTTCTGGTGGTCGGCGCCGTCCTGTTCCTCACCACCTTCCGCCTAGCCATGCTGCTCATGCGCCACCAGATCGAGGCGCAGGCCCAATCGCGCGAGCTCGCGTTCAGGGATCCGCTGACCGGGCTGGGCAATCGCCGCTTCCTGCATGAGCACTTCAGCCAGCTCGCCGAGGATTGCCAGCGCAGGAATCTCCCGCTAGCGCTCGCGGTATTCGACGTCGACCACTTCAAGCGCATCAACGACGCCTGGGGCCACGCCAGCGGCGACGCCGTGCTCAAGACGCTGGCGAACACCGCGCTGCGTGTGGTGCGTACCTCCGACGCTGTGGTGCGCCTCGGTGGTGAGGAGTTCGCCCTGCTCCTGCCCGGCGCGACCGCCGAACAGGCCCTGGCAAGTGCCGAGCGCCTGCGGATCGCGCTCGCGGCGGCACGGTGTGCACCCGTTGGCAAGGACGGTTCGCGATTGACCCAGGCCGAACCCCTCCGCTTCACCGCCTCCTTCGGCGTCGCCGAGGCACAGGCGGACCGGAGCTTCGACCTGGACGCGCTCATGGCGATCGCCGATGAACGCCTCTACCGCGCCAAGCAGCGCGGACGTAACTGCGTGGTGGATCACACCTGAACGATCACGCCCGGGCAGGCGCGGCGCACCTGCCGCCCGCCATCTCGCTGCGCCAGCGTGACGCGCTTGTCGGCACACACCATGCGCGCTTGCGCCACGCTCCGGCGGCAACCTAAGCTGCCTGCGCGCCAGCCGGCCCCATTCCCCGCCAAGCCCGGACCGCGCCCCACCCCACCAGGAGCGAACTCATGACGTGGAAAGTGAAGAACCCTTCGTCCTCAATGATCGAGATGGCCTGCGACCTGTTCAACAGGACCAAGGCGTCCGATCTCCCCGCGCCCAGCGGCATGTGGGGCCTGGACGCCGCGGTCTGGAAGGCCCTGATCGATCTCACCTACACCAACTGCAAGGCGCTGGGCATCCCGACCACAAACGGAGGCCTCAAGGGAATGTGCATCTGGGGCTCGGTCGTCACCGCCAAGTTCTATGTGCACAAGTTCGCCTACATCAACTCGCGCGTCATCCGCGTCGAGGGCGTCGGCGATCACTACTTCGTGTCGGTCAAGGGCGCGACGCAGGCAGGCATCTGCGACGTCACCTGCAACCAGTTTGGGGCGCCGGATTTCATTGCCGGCTCCCTCACAGATGTGAAGGGTCAGGCCCAGAAAGTACAGGCCGGCGGCGGGAGCCTGTACGGGGCCTACGCGCTGGGCGCGGGCTCGGATGTCTTCGTGCTCTGAGGACGGGGCCCCCTTGCGGCAGCCCACCTCGGTCGGGGCGCAAAAAAACCCGGGCTGCCCTGCGCCTCTTCGAGCATCCGCCAGCAAGCACTGCGGATCGCTCCGACCCCGGCATGTTGCTCCAGTGAGTGCCGGCTCGCCCGCACCTGGCCGATGTCCCGCTGCATCGCGGCTCCCGCTCGTGCCGGAGTGCGCCTAGTCCTGAACAAACCCTGCGCGTCCAGGCGGCCGGCTTCGTCCGGCCGCATCACCCCAATCCAGCGCCTTCCGACCGCCCTGCGGGCAAACCTCTCCAGCCAATCGATTACTTTCACCTGATTTTGGTCTAAGTTAGGCCTTGCCCAACCAAAGTTGGCACGCCTAGGATGATCGAAGAACCTGCTGCAAAGACGGCGGGCACTGGAGGAGACGAAACCGTGGTTCGCTGGGACGATCTGTCGCCGGCCGAGCTGACTGTGCTCGAGACCATTTTCTGGTCCGCGGGCGTGTCACGCGCGGAGCTGGCGCAACTGACCGATTTTTCGCGCAGCAAGGCCAATGCGGCCGTCGCTGCGCTGATCGAGCGCGGCATGCTCGACGAGACGGGACCGCAGGTTTCGTCTGGCGGGCGCCGGCCCGAAACCCTGCTGCTCTCACGCAACCTCGGGGTGCTGGCGGCCATCGATCTGGGCGCGACGAGCCTGGACGTGGCGCTGATGACGCCCGACCTCACGGTGCTCGCCCATCATTCCGAGCCGGCGGACGTCGGCTCGGGGCCGGGCGTCATCCTCTCGCGGGTCCGCGAGGTGCTGCGCGAGTTGCGCGCCCGCTGCAACATCCGCCGCGAAGAGATCTTCGCGATCGGGATGGGCGCGCCCGGCCCGGTGGAATTCGGCAGCGCCCTCCTGGTGGCGCCGCCGATCATGCCTGGCTGGGAAGGTTTCTCGATCCGCGAGTACCTGCGCGAGGAGTACGCCGCGCCCGCCTACATCGACAACGATGTGAACGTCATGGCGATGGGCGAACTCTGGCGCACCCATCGGCAGGTACCCAACTTCATTGTCGTGAAGATCGGCACCGGGATCGGTTGCGGCATCGTCTGCAACGGGATGATCTATCGCGGCGCCGACGGTTCGGCCGGCGACGTCGGCCATATCTGCGTGGATCCCAACGGCCAGCGCTGCCACTGCGGCAACCAGGGCTGCGTGGAAGTCATGGCCGCGGGCCCTGCCATCGCCCGCATGGGCACCGAGGCCGCGCAGGCGGGCCAGAGCCAGATGCTCGCCGACGTGCTCGCCGACAAGGGCGTGATCACCCCGGAGGAAGTCGGCCAGGCGAGCCGCTCGGGCGACAACGCGGCCAACGCGATCATCAAGCTCGCCGGCACCCTGATCGGCCAGATGCTCGCCTCGGCGGTCAACTTCTTCAATCCCTCGCAGGTGTTCATCTGCGGCGGCATCTCGCGGATCGGCCCGCTCTTCCTCGCGGCGATCCGCCAGAGCGTCTATCACCGCTCGCTCGCACTCTCCACGCGGCATCTGGAGATCCAGTACGCACCGCTGGGTGAACGCGCCGGCATCATCGGCGCGGGCGCGCTGGCCCTGCACGAAACCCTGCGCAACCGCGGGAGGCTTCCATGAGTCTGGCCGTCGAATTCCGCGGTATCAGCAAGAACTTCGGCCCGGTGCGCGTGCTGCACGACGTGAGCTTCGAGCTGCGTCCCGGCCTGGTGGTCGGCCTGCTGGGCGAGAACGGCGCGGGCAAATCCACGCTGATGAAGATCCTCTCCGGCTACGAGCAGGCCACCGAGGGCGGCATCACGATCAACGGTGCGGCGCAGAACTTCGGCAACTCGCGTGATGCCGAGCGCGAAGGCGTGGTCCTGATCCACCAGGAATTCAACCTCGCCGAAGACCTGACCATCGCGCAGAACATCTTCCTCGGCCATGAACGCTCACGCGGCCTGCTGCTCGACGACCGGACGATGAACGCGGCCGCGCAGGACGTGCTCGGCAAGGTGGGGCTGCAAGTACTGGCTACGACCAAGGTGCGCCAGCTCATCGTGGCCGAGAAGCAATTGGTCGAAATCGCCAAGGCGCTCTCGCGCAAAGCGCGCCTCCTGGTGATGGACGAACCCACTGCCACGCTCACACCCAGCGAGACTGAGCGGCTTTTCTCGCTCATCGCCCAGCTCAAGGCGCAGGGCGTGACCGTAGTCTACATCTCGCACAAGCTCGACGAGGTCGAGCAGATCACCGACGAAGTGATCGTGATGCGCGACGGCCGCTTCATCACGCGCGCCGCCACCGCGAGCCTGAGCCGCCAGCAGATGGCCAACCTCATGGTGGGCCGCGACATCTCCGACATGTTCCCCGACAAGGAGCCACCGACCGAGAACGTCGCGCCCCTGCTCGAAGTACGCCATGCGAGCGTGCCGGGCTGGGCGGAGGATGTGAGCTTCACCGTGCGGCCGGGCGAGATCCTCGGTTTCGCGGGCCTGGTCGGCGCGGGTCGCACCGAGCTCTTCGAAGGCCTGCTCGGGCTACGCCCCCGCACGGCCGGCGAGATCCTGCTCGAAGGCCGCGCGATCCAGATCCGCAAGCCGCGGCAGGCAGTGGAGCAAGGCATCGCCTACCTCTCGGAAGACCGCAAGGGCAAGGGCCTGCACACCCAGCTCGGCCTGCGCGAGAACCTCACCCTGGTGGCGCTGGAGCGCTATGCGCATCCCCTGCTCGACCCACGTGCAGAGCGTGCCGCCTTGAAGGAGAAGGTCACCGAGTTCGGCATCCGCACCGGCAGTCTTGCCAACCGCGCCTCTTCGCTGTCGGGTGGCAACCAGCAGAAGCTCGCGCTCGCCAAGTTCCTGCATCCCGCGCCGAAGGTCGTGGTGCTGGACGAGCCGACGCGCGGCGTGGATGTCGGCGCCAAACGCGACATCTATTTCCTGATCCAGCGCCTGGCCCGCGAGGGCCACGGCGTGATCGTCATCTCCTCGGAACTGATCGAACTGATCGGGCTGTGCCACCGCGTGGTGGTGATGCGCGCTGGCCGCATCCAGGGGACCTTGAACGCAGACCAATTGACTGAAGAGGAGCTGATCGCTCATGCAACCGGCACTCATTGAGGCGGACACCAAGATGAACACCGAGGCGGGCAACACGGTCACCACGCAGGAAAGCACGCGCGACTGGGTGCGCCGCCTGCACGGCATCGGCCCCATCGCCGGACTGGTGTTGCTGTGCATCGGCGGCACGCTGCTCAACGGCGACTTCGCCACGGTCGACAACATCCTCAACGTGCTCACCCGCACCGCCTTCATCGGGATCATCGCGGTGGGCATGAGCTTCGTGATCATCTCGGGCGGCATCGACCTTTCGGTGGGCTCCATGGCCGCGCTGATCGCCGGCGCAATGATCCTGATGATGAACGCCATCGCCGAAAGCGTGACTTCGCCCGTGCTCGTGGTGCTGCTGGGCATCGGCTTCGCACTGCTGCTCGGCGCGCTCTTCGGCCTCGCCCACGGGCTCCTGATCACCAAGGGGCGGATCGAGCCCTTCATCGTCACCCTGGGCACGCTGGGCATCTTCCGCGCCTACCTCACCTACTTCGCCAACGGCGGCGCCATCACGCTGGATGGCACGCTCTCCGAGATCTACAGCCCGGTGTACTACGCCAGCATCCTCGGCGTGCCGATCCCGATCTGGGTCTTCCTGGTCGTGGCACTTCTGGGTGGGCTGATCCTCAATCGCACCCGCTACGGCCGCTATGTGCAGGCGATCGGCTCGAACGAACAGGTGGCGCGCTACGCCGCGGTGGACGTGGATCGCATCAAGATCCTCACCTACATGCTGCTGGGCATCTGCGTGGGCATCGCCACCGTGCTCTATGTGCCACGCCTGGGCTCGGCCTCGCCTACCACGGGCCTCCTCTGGGAGCTGGAAGCCATCGCCGCGGTGATCGTCGGTGGCACCGCGCTCAAGGGTGGCGAAGGGCGCATCGCGGGCACGGTGATCGGCGCCATCCTGCTCTCGGTGATCGGCAACATCCTCAACCTCACCAGCATCATCAGCGTGTATCTGAATGCTGCCGTGCAGGGCATCGTCATCATCATCGTCGCCTTCCTGCAGCGCAGCCGGCGATGAGTACCGACACGGCAGCGGACACGCCTCACGGCATGCCTGCTGCCATGGACCCGGCCTCACGAGGCCGCAAGCTCGACAGAAGCAACCCACAACAGACAGCAGCAAGCCAAAGGAGACACAGCTCATGAAGTCCGTTCTTCGTACCCTGGTCGCGTCCTGCGCGATCCTCGGCGCAGCCGCAAGCTTCGCCGCCGACCCCGTCGTCATGGGTGTCTCGATCCCCGCCGCGACCCACGGCTGGACCGGTGGCGTGGTGTATTGGGCCAACCGCACCAAGGGCGAGCTGGAGAAGAAGTATCCCGGCATGAAGGTGATCGTGAAGACTGCTGGCTCCGCCGCTGAACAGGCCAACCAGGTTCAGGATCTGCAGACGGTCAACAAGATCAACACCCTGGTGATCCTGCCCTTCGAATCCGCACCGCTCACGCAACCCGTCGCCCAGGTGAAGAACAAGGGCGTGTTCGTCACCGTGGTGGACCGCGGCCTCACCGACACCAACGCGCAAAGCGCCTACGTCGCTGGCGACAACCCCGGCTTCGGCAAGGTGGCGGGCGAGTACGTCGTCAAGACGCTGGGCGGCAAGGGTGATGTCGTGATCCTGCGCGGCATCCCGACCGTGATCGACAACCAGCGCGTCGATGGCTTCAACGAAGCGCTCAAGGGCAGCGAAGTCAAGGTGCTGGATGCCAAGCACGGCAACTGGAACCGCGACGACGCCTTCAAGGTGATGCAGGATTTCCTAACCCGCTTCAAGCACATCGACGCGGTGTGGGCGTCCGACGACGACATGGCTGTCGGCGTGCAGAAGGCCATCGCCCAGGCCAAGCGCACGGACATCAAGCTCGTGCTCGGCGGCGCCGGTTCCAAGGACTACATCAAGAAGGTCATGGACGGCGACAAGATCGTCAGCGCCGACGTCACCTACTCGCCCAGCATGATCGCCGACGCGATGAACCTCACCGCCGAAGCGCGCGCCGCAGGCAAGGACATGCCGGCCACCACCATCATCCCCTCGGTGCTGATCACCAAGGACAACGCCGCCAAGTACTACCACAAGGATTCGCCGTTCTGATCCTGCCGGCATGAAGACTGGCCCCGGTCATTCGCACCGGGGCCGTTTCCAGATCGCGCCCGCCGCGCCCACGGGGCCGGCGCGATCCGGCAACGGACGCTCAGAACCCGACTGTTCGCAACGGACACGCACGCATCGAGGACACCATGGCTAGACCCGTAACGCTCTTCACGGCCCAGTGGGCCGACCTGCCGCTCGCCCAGATGGCGGAACTCGCCAAGGACATGGGCTATGACGGCCTCGAACTCGCCTGCTGGGGCGACCACTTCAATGTGCAGGAAGCGCTCAAGTCCGAGAGCTACGTACGCGACAAGCGCGCGTTGCTGGAGAAGCATGGGCTGAAGTGCTTCGCCATCGGCAATCACCTGATCGGCCAGGCGGTGTGCGACCTGATCGACGAGCGTCACAAGCCGGTGCTGCCTCCGCATGTGTGGGGCGACGGTGATCCGGAGGGCGTGCGCCAACGCGCGGCCAAGGAGATGCAGGACACCGCGCGCGCTGCGAAGAAGTTCGGCGTGAAGACGGTGACCGGCTTCACCGGCTCCTCGATCTGGCATGCGCAGTACGCCTTCCCGCCGACCTCGCAGGCCTACTGGGACAAGGGCTTCGCTGACTTCGGCGCACGCTGGAAGCCGATCCTCGACGTGTTCGAGAGCGAAGATGTGAACTTCGGCCTGGAGATCCACCCGACCGAGATCGCCTTCGACATCGCCTCGATGCAGCGCGCCTTGCAGGCTGTCGGCAACCACAAGCGCTTCGGCGTGAACTTGGACCCCAGCCACCTCGGCTATCAGGGCGTCGACTATGTGAAGCTCATCCGGACCTTCGCCGACCGCATCTACAACGTGCACATGAAGGACGTGTGGTGGGGCAAGGGTGACGGCTCGGTGGGCGTGTTCGGCGGCCACACCAGCTTCGGCGACGCACGCCGCTACTGGGACTTCCGCAGCGTCGGCCGCGGGATGATCGACTTCGAGGCGATCATCGTCGCGCTCAACGACATCCGCTACGACGGCCCGCTCTCCGTGGAGTGGGAAGACAGCCGCATGGACCGCGTGCATGGCGCGACCGAAAGTGCGGCCTACTGCAAGCGGCTGGACTTCAAGCCTTCGGCACGCGCCTTCGACGCGTCCTTCGAGAAGAAGTAAGCGAGAAAGGAACCCATCGTGCGAAGACTGCGATACGCCATGGTCGGCGGCGGCCGCGACGCCTTCATCGGCGCGGTGCACCGGCGTGCCATGGCCCTGGATGGCCAGATGGAACTCGTCGCCGGTGCCCTCTCCTCCGACCCGGAGAAGGCGCGCGCCTCCGGCCGCGACCTGGGCCTCGCCGACGCCCGTAACCACGGTCGCTGGCAGGACCTGCTCGACGACGAACTCAAGCGCTCCGCTGACGAGCGCATCGACTTCATCAGCATCGTCACGCCCAACCACATGCACTACCCGGTGGCGCTGGCTTTCGCGCAGGCCGGCATCAACGTCGTGTGCGACAAGCCGCTGGTGCACACCAGCACGCAAGCCGAAGACCTCGCCCATGCCGTGCAGCGGACCGGCGCGGTGTTCGCCGTTACCTACAACTACACCGGCTACCCGATGGTGCGGCAAGCGCGCCACATGGTGCAGAGCGGCCAGCTCGGCGAGATCCGCAAGGTCATCGTCGAATACAACCAGGGCTGGCTCGCCACCAAGCTGGAAGGCGGCGACAACAAGCAGGCCGACTGGCGCACCGACCCCAGCCGCAGCGGCATTGCCGGTGCCATCGGGGACATCGGCTCCCACGCCGAGAACCTGGTCGCGACCATCACGGGGCTGGAGATCGAAGCGATCTGCGCCGACCTCACCACCTTCGTGCCGGGTCGCAAGCTGGATGACGACGGCAACCTGCTGCTGCGCTACACCAATGGTGCCCGCGGCGTGTTGATCGCCAGCCAGATCGAGATCGGCGGCGAGAACGATCTGCGCATCCGCATCTTCGGCACGCAGGGCTCGCTCGCCTGGCACCAGGAGGACCCGAACCGCCTGCTGCATGCCTCGCTCACCGATTCACCACGCATCCTCACCCGCGGATCGGGCGGTCTGTGCCCCGCTGCCGTGAAGGCGACGCGCCTGCCTGCCGGTCACCCCGAGGCTTTCCACGAGGCCTTTGCCAACGTCTATCTCGGGGCCGGCGAGGCGATGCGCGCGCGCAGCGAAGACCGCGCCCTCGGTGCGCTCGAAGGTGACTACCCGACGCTCGCCGACGGTGCACGCGGCGTGCGCTTCATCGAACTGACGGTGGAGTCGGCGAAGAGCGAAGCGAAGTGGACGCCCTGGTCCTGACCCGCAGCGTCCACCATGAGGGGACGGCTCCACGCCCTCCCCTCATGCGTACCCAACCATTCATAACTTGGCCCCGGACCGGCGGTTCAGGCATGCACCCGGCGGAAGTACACGAGTAGACATTGCGGATTCCGGTCCGTTTGACCGTCGGTGCCGGTCACCGTTGCCCCTGTGCTTGTCGTGACGGAGCCTCCGGTCCCGGCCAAGAGCGGCCGCTTGGGTTTGCATAAGAACCTTAGCGGCGCACCCCGAAGCGGTCATAGCCATCGCCAGACTGCGGGAGGCCCGGCTCGGCGTAGCTAGCGTTTCTCAATGCCATGCCCGGGAGAACAATTCATCCAAGGCCTGAACGATTCGATCCCCATCTGCAGCTAGCGAGGCGACCTTTTCGCCCAGACTATCCAGGGCCACGGATGAAATCTCTAGCGGGTTTAAGGCGACTGCCACCCCCTCGACCTCAAAGATGCCATTGAGCACAGAGCGAGGCGGCTTGCCCGCGGAGCCTGTCGCTTGAAGCGCGACAAGCGGGATCACGACGCGCCGGCGAGAGCGATCGAAGCGAGCCGACTGAACGATCACCACGTACGGAATCGCCGCTCTTTGCTTACCTAGATTCCGATGGACATCGAACTGACTCATAAAATCTGGTGCTCGTCTGCGAACGAGCCGTGAACGTCCTCAAACCGATTCCAGTACTCCGCAACGGCATCGTCTGCCTGTCGTCGGGCTACCTGATCGTCTCGACGCTGCGCGATGAAGTCCGCGAGCAATTGGTCGACCGTGGCGGACAGGTTGTCGGTCAGTTGCCGTGCCTGCCTGACGGTTTCGTCGGACAGGAGGAGATTGACTGGCCGCTTCGAAGATTGGCTGGTGCTGGTCTTCATGGAAGGCTCCTTCGAGGTTCATGCGCATTGTATGCGCATGAACCCGCGAGGGCCACAGGTCCGCTCTATTCATAGGGCAGATGACTCAGGGCGGCCAGAATGGGGCCTTCCATCAAGGGCCGCTTCCTGGGTCAGAAGTTCGGACCGAGTTGAAGTCTCAGCGTTAAGGGGCTTCAACCTCTCTTCCTGGGTCGTCTTTCTCTATCGAGATGGCTTCTTGAGATGGCCCCACACGACCGAACAACCCCCGACAACTATGCTGGACAGAAGGATTAACGCGCCAACGGGACGTGAGAAATAGATCGCCAGAATGGTGCCGCCGAACGCGCCGCAGAAAGCATAGAAGCTAACTGCAAGGGCTTTACGCGGTTGAGAATATTTTCCGCCGACAGCCTGAACGCAGAAAGAGATCAAGCGCGTCACACCTACTGCAGCGAGCGCCAACAAC is a genomic window of Niveibacterium sp. SC-1 containing:
- a CDS encoding CcdB family protein, whose protein sequence is MSQFDVHRNLGKQRAAIPYVVIVQSARFDRSRRRVVIPLVALQATGSAGKPPRSVLNGIFEVEGVAVALNPLEISSVALDSLGEKVASLAADGDRIVQALDELFSRAWH
- a CDS encoding type II toxin-antitoxin system CcdA family antitoxin, whose protein sequence is MKTSTSQSSKRPVNLLLSDETVRQARQLTDNLSATVDQLLADFIAQRRDDQVARRQADDAVAEYWNRFEDVHGSFADEHQIL